Proteins from a single region of Salipiger sp. H15:
- the metZ gene encoding O-succinylhomoserine sulfhydrylase produces MADFKKASRTELVHGGTRRSQWGELSEAIFLTQGFAYDSAEQAEARFIKTEPDEFIYARYGNPTVAMFEERIALLEGAEDAFATASGMAAVSGALTAMLKAGDRVVAARALFGSCLYVLETILGRFGVDVVFVDGADLAQWEEALKPGAALVFFESMSNPTLELVDIEAVAKLAHAAGAKVVVDNVFSTPVYSRAIEQGADVVVYSATKHIDGQGRTLGGVILGSREIIRGTIEPYMKHTGGSMSPFTAWVMLKGLETIDLRVRAQTASAEAIAKAVTGHPKVIRVSYPGLASHPQNALAQRQLGAGGTMVAFEIEGGKEAAFRFCNALEVILISNNLGDAKSIATHPATTTHQRLSPEQRAGLGIGDGLIRLSVGIEDTGDLVADIQQALGAA; encoded by the coding sequence ATGGCAGATTTCAAGAAGGCATCGCGGACCGAGCTGGTGCACGGCGGGACCAGGCGCAGCCAGTGGGGAGAGCTCAGCGAGGCCATCTTCCTCACCCAGGGCTTCGCCTATGACAGTGCCGAGCAGGCCGAGGCCCGCTTCATCAAGACCGAGCCGGACGAGTTCATCTACGCCCGCTACGGCAACCCCACCGTCGCCATGTTCGAAGAGCGCATCGCGCTGCTGGAAGGCGCCGAGGATGCCTTCGCCACCGCCTCCGGGATGGCCGCCGTCTCGGGCGCGCTGACCGCCATGCTGAAGGCCGGCGACCGCGTCGTCGCGGCGCGCGCGCTCTTCGGCTCCTGTCTCTACGTGCTGGAAACCATCCTCGGCCGCTTCGGCGTCGACGTGGTCTTCGTCGACGGCGCGGATCTCGCGCAGTGGGAAGAGGCGCTGAAGCCCGGCGCCGCGCTGGTGTTCTTCGAGAGCATGTCGAACCCGACGCTGGAACTCGTGGACATCGAGGCCGTCGCCAAGCTCGCCCATGCGGCCGGCGCCAAGGTTGTCGTGGACAACGTCTTCTCGACCCCGGTCTACAGCCGCGCCATCGAGCAGGGCGCCGACGTGGTGGTCTACTCGGCCACCAAGCACATCGACGGCCAGGGCCGCACGCTCGGCGGGGTGATCCTCGGCAGCCGCGAGATCATCCGCGGCACCATCGAGCCCTACATGAAGCACACCGGCGGCTCGATGAGCCCGTTCACCGCATGGGTCATGCTGAAGGGTCTCGAGACCATCGACCTGCGCGTGCGCGCCCAGACCGCCTCGGCCGAGGCGATCGCCAAGGCGGTCACCGGCCATCCCAAGGTGATCCGCGTGAGCTACCCGGGCCTTGCGTCGCACCCGCAGAACGCGCTGGCGCAGCGCCAGCTCGGGGCAGGGGGCACCATGGTCGCCTTTGAGATCGAGGGCGGAAAAGAGGCGGCCTTCCGTTTCTGCAACGCGCTCGAGGTGATCCTGATCTCGAACAACCTCGGCGACGCGAAGTCCATTGCCACCCACCCGGCCACCACCACGCACCAGCGCCTCTCGCCCGAGCAGCGCGCGGGCCTCGGCATCGGCGACGGCCTGATCCGCCTGTCGGTCGGCATCGAGGACACCGGCGATCTTGTTGCAGATATTCAACAAGCCCTTGGCGCTGCGTAA
- the folE2 gene encoding GTP cyclohydrolase FolE2, translating into MNVYSPVVDRNPSRDDAEAALAVLRKWTEAADDSEITDLDPALLKLLGAAQDYPIFSRQYPEGFTVDEAYKTSLPDLQNGPASLIRGENVRIQHVGISNFRLPLSYRLKQGAPLTLETSVTGTVSLEADKKGINMSRIMRSFYTHAEKSFSFGVIEAALDDYKSDLESFDARIQMRFRFPLKVESLRSGLSGYQYYDIALELIEQHGVRQRIAHLDYVYSSTCPCSLELSEHARQFRGQLATPHSQRSVARVSVVLKDEGDCLWFEDLVGLCRSAVPTETQVMVKREDEQAFAELNAANPIFVEDAARLFAEALASDPRIGDFRVLASHQESLHSHDAVALLTQGPTFAQASLDPTLFPSLIHHG; encoded by the coding sequence ATGAATGTGTATTCGCCGGTAGTTGACCGTAACCCAAGCCGTGATGACGCAGAGGCCGCGCTGGCCGTCCTGCGCAAATGGACCGAGGCAGCCGACGACAGTGAAATTACCGATCTCGACCCCGCGCTCCTGAAGCTTTTGGGCGCCGCGCAGGACTACCCGATCTTTTCGCGTCAGTACCCCGAGGGTTTCACCGTCGACGAGGCGTACAAGACGTCTCTGCCCGACCTGCAGAATGGTCCGGCCTCGCTCATTCGTGGCGAGAATGTGCGCATCCAGCACGTCGGCATCTCGAACTTCCGCCTGCCGCTCAGCTACCGGCTGAAGCAGGGCGCGCCCCTCACGCTCGAGACCTCGGTGACCGGCACGGTCAGCCTCGAGGCCGACAAGAAGGGCATCAACATGTCGCGCATCATGCGCAGCTTCTACACCCATGCCGAGAAGAGCTTCAGCTTCGGCGTGATCGAGGCGGCGCTCGACGACTACAAGTCCGACCTCGAGAGCTTCGATGCGCGCATCCAGATGCGCTTCCGCTTCCCGCTGAAGGTCGAGAGCCTGCGTTCGGGCCTGTCGGGCTACCAGTACTATGACATCGCGCTCGAGCTGATCGAGCAGCACGGCGTGCGCCAGCGCATCGCGCACCTCGACTATGTCTACAGCTCGACCTGCCCCTGCTCGCTGGAGCTTTCCGAGCACGCCCGCCAGTTCCGCGGCCAGCTCGCCACGCCGCATTCGCAGCGCTCGGTTGCGCGCGTGTCGGTGGTGCTGAAGGACGAGGGCGACTGCCTGTGGTTCGAGGACCTCGTCGGCCTCTGCCGCTCGGCGGTGCCGACCGAGACGCAGGTCATGGTCAAGCGCGAGGACGAGCAGGCCTTCGCCGAGCTCAACGCCGCCAACCCGATCTTCGTCGAGGACGCCGCGCGGCTCTTCGCCGAGGCGCTGGCCTCCGATCCGCGCATCGGTGACTTCCGCGTGCTGGCGAGCCACCAGGAAAGCCTGCACTCGCATGACGCGGTGGCGCTGCTGACCCAGGGCCCGACCTTCGCGCAGGCCAGCCTCGATCCGACGCTCTTCCCGAGCCTGATCCACCACGGCTGA
- a CDS encoding TrkH family potassium uptake protein produces MFDIRPVAYVLGLLVTTLGGCMLVPFLVDVAEGRGQWPVFLQSALITMLCGGLVSLACANAGRQGLTLQQIFLLTVGAWVVLPLFGGIPFMLGATEARMVDAFFEAMSGITTTGSTVFVGLDALPKGILLWRGILQWLGGIGIIVVAMVFLPELRVGGMQIFRSEAFETMGKILPRATEIASSISTIYVGMTLACTAAYMICGMDAFDATVHALTTLSTGGFANYDSSFGGFQGPAEYVAAFFMIAAALPFVRYVQMLNGHHTALWKDSQVRAFFGTILALVAVMSATLLFLFPHHPEQAIRESLFNISSVISGTGYASVDYMGWGSFLVTLFFFIGLIGGCAGSTACSVKIFRYQLLFSSIRVQLKRIRAPHGVFTPRFDGRPVSDEVLSSVMAYFVFFVVSLGVLSVALGFTGLDFVTSVSGAATALANVGPGLGDTIGPAGNFATLNDTAKWLLSFAMLVGRLEIMAVFVLFTVRFWRG; encoded by the coding sequence ATGTTCGATATCCGCCCCGTCGCCTACGTTCTTGGTCTTCTGGTCACCACGCTCGGCGGCTGCATGCTCGTTCCGTTCCTGGTGGACGTGGCGGAGGGGCGCGGGCAATGGCCGGTCTTCCTGCAAAGCGCGCTCATTACCATGCTCTGCGGCGGGCTCGTGAGCCTCGCCTGCGCCAATGCCGGGCGGCAGGGGCTGACGCTGCAGCAGATCTTCCTGCTGACCGTCGGGGCCTGGGTGGTGCTGCCGCTCTTCGGCGGCATTCCCTTCATGCTGGGCGCGACCGAGGCGCGCATGGTCGATGCCTTCTTCGAGGCCATGTCGGGCATCACCACCACCGGCTCGACCGTCTTCGTCGGGCTCGACGCGCTGCCCAAGGGCATCCTGCTCTGGCGCGGCATCCTGCAATGGCTGGGCGGCATCGGGATCATCGTCGTCGCCATGGTCTTCCTGCCCGAGCTGCGGGTGGGGGGCATGCAGATCTTCCGCTCCGAGGCCTTCGAGACCATGGGCAAGATCCTGCCCCGCGCCACCGAGATCGCCTCGTCCATCTCGACCATCTACGTCGGCATGACGCTGGCCTGCACCGCCGCCTACATGATCTGCGGCATGGACGCCTTCGACGCCACGGTGCACGCGCTGACCACGCTCTCGACCGGGGGGTTCGCCAATTACGATTCCTCCTTCGGCGGCTTCCAGGGCCCGGCGGAATACGTCGCGGCCTTCTTCATGATCGCCGCCGCGCTGCCCTTCGTGCGCTACGTGCAGATGCTGAACGGCCATCACACGGCGCTGTGGAAGGACAGCCAGGTGCGCGCCTTCTTCGGCACGATCCTCGCGCTGGTGGCGGTGATGAGCGCGACGCTGCTCTTCCTCTTCCCGCACCACCCCGAGCAGGCGATCCGCGAGTCGCTGTTCAACATCAGCTCGGTCATCTCGGGCACCGGCTACGCCTCGGTGGACTACATGGGCTGGGGCTCGTTCCTCGTCACGCTGTTCTTCTTCATCGGGCTGATCGGCGGCTGCGCGGGCTCGACCGCCTGCTCGGTGAAGATCTTCCGCTACCAGCTGCTGTTCTCCTCGATCCGCGTGCAGCTCAAGCGCATCCGCGCGCCGCACGGCGTCTTCACCCCGCGCTTCGACGGCCGCCCGGTCAGCGACGAGGTGCTGAGCTCGGTCATGGCCTATTTCGTCTTCTTCGTGGTCTCGCTGGGGGTGCTCTCGGTGGCGCTCGGCTTCACCGGGCTCGACTTCGTGACCTCGGTTTCGGGCGCGGCGACGGCGCTGGCCAACGTCGGGCCGGGGCTCGGCGACACCATCGGCCCGGCGGGCAACTTCGCGACGCTCAACGACACCGCCAAGTGGCTGCTGTCCTTCGCCATGCTGGTCGGGCGGCTCGAGATCATGGCGGTCTTCGTGCTCTTCACTGTGCGCTTCTGGCGCGGCTGA
- a CDS encoding glutathione S-transferase family protein, translating into MQITITAFDRSPDGGMGLARDMRVRWALEEVGAPYAVRPVSFAALRGPAHLALNPFGQIPTYEEGELRLFESGAIVLHIAQTRPGLLPGDPAARARAISWLFAAIGTVEPPILDLQTARLLEGGEPWAAARLPVVLERIRARLAELSDALGPSDWLGGAFSAGDLVMVHALLRLRPSGLLAEFPSLAAYVARAEARPAYTRAFAAQLAFNTRAEAAG; encoded by the coding sequence ATGCAGATCACCATCACCGCCTTCGACCGCTCGCCCGATGGCGGCATGGGCCTTGCCCGCGACATGCGCGTCCGCTGGGCGCTCGAGGAGGTGGGCGCGCCCTACGCGGTGCGCCCGGTCAGCTTTGCGGCGCTGCGCGGGCCCGCGCATCTGGCGCTGAACCCGTTCGGGCAGATCCCGACCTACGAGGAGGGCGAGCTCCGCCTCTTCGAATCCGGCGCGATCGTGCTGCACATCGCGCAGACCCGGCCCGGGCTGCTGCCCGGCGACCCCGCCGCCCGCGCCCGCGCCATCTCATGGCTCTTCGCCGCGATCGGCACGGTGGAGCCGCCGATCCTCGATCTGCAGACCGCGCGGCTGCTGGAGGGGGGTGAGCCCTGGGCCGCGGCGCGGCTGCCGGTGGTGCTGGAGCGCATCCGCGCCCGGCTGGCAGAGCTTTCGGACGCGCTCGGCCCCTCCGACTGGCTGGGCGGGGCCTTCAGCGCGGGGGACCTGGTGATGGTCCACGCGCTGCTGCGGCTGCGGCCGTCGGGCCTTTTGGCGGAGTTTCCGAGCCTCGCGGCCTATGTCGCCCGTGCCGAGGCCCGCCCGGCCTACACCCGCGCCTTTGCCGCGCAGCTGGCCTTCAACACGCGGGCCGAAGCGGCGGGCTGA
- a CDS encoding VOC family protein, with amino-acid sequence MSAPKNTICIWYDSEAEAAARFYAEVFPDSEVTAVRRAPADYPSGKEGDVLTVEFTVAGIPCLGLNGGPIFAQSEAFSFQIATDDQEETDRYWNAIVGNGGRESACGWCKDRWGVNWQITPRALTDAMAAGGEEARRAFTAMMEMGKIDVAAIEAARRG; translated from the coding sequence ATGTCCGCACCGAAGAACACCATCTGCATCTGGTACGACAGCGAGGCCGAGGCCGCGGCGCGCTTCTACGCCGAGGTCTTTCCGGACAGCGAAGTCACTGCCGTCCGCCGCGCCCCGGCCGACTACCCCTCGGGCAAGGAGGGCGACGTGCTCACCGTCGAGTTCACCGTGGCGGGGATCCCCTGCCTCGGGCTCAACGGCGGGCCGATCTTCGCGCAGAGCGAGGCCTTCTCCTTCCAGATCGCCACCGACGACCAGGAGGAGACCGACCGCTACTGGAACGCCATCGTCGGCAACGGCGGCCGGGAAAGCGCCTGCGGCTGGTGCAAGGACCGCTGGGGCGTGAACTGGCAGATCACCCCCCGCGCGCTGACCGACGCCATGGCGGCGGGCGGCGAGGAGGCCCGGCGCGCCTTCACCGCGATGATGGAGATGGGCAAGATCGACGTCGCCGCGATCGAGGCCGCGCGCCGGGGCTGA
- a CDS encoding VOC family protein has product MEPTIYLTFNGTCLEAMRFYEQTLGGEITGIFRNSDAPDAESRMQGSDDIILNMSMRLGSATVMASDAPEAWYAKPQGFSISLAPASVEEFDRLFAALAENAQAVMMPPGETFWADRFTMFTDRFGTPWMLNYAGSKAM; this is encoded by the coding sequence ATGGAACCGACCATCTACCTGACCTTCAACGGCACCTGCCTCGAGGCCATGCGCTTCTACGAGCAGACCCTCGGCGGCGAGATCACCGGCATCTTCCGCAACTCCGACGCGCCCGACGCCGAAAGCCGGATGCAGGGCAGCGACGACATCATCCTCAACATGTCGATGCGGCTCGGCAGCGCCACGGTCATGGCCTCCGACGCGCCCGAGGCGTGGTACGCAAAGCCGCAGGGCTTCTCGATCTCGCTCGCCCCCGCCTCGGTCGAGGAGTTCGACCGGCTCTTCGCGGCGCTCGCCGAGAACGCGCAGGCGGTGATGATGCCCCCGGGCGAGACCTTCTGGGCCGACCGCTTCACCATGTTCACCGACCGGTTCGGCACCCCCTGGATGCTGAACTACGCCGGCAGCAAGGCCATGTGA
- a CDS encoding DoxX family protein, whose product MLKTIALLIARLIFAGIFLMAAGFKFADMGMTADYIASAGFPAPLLLAWLAAIFEIGLALAFLTGAAFSEAALAAGVYVIFLAFAFHGPAHWEANQAEFGFFVDHFTFLAGLLFAAVHGPGRALALRWHLWPRPGAGQTA is encoded by the coding sequence ATGCTCAAGACCATCGCACTCCTCATCGCCCGGCTGATCTTCGCGGGCATCTTCCTCATGGCCGCGGGCTTCAAGTTCGCGGACATGGGGATGACCGCCGACTACATCGCCTCGGCCGGTTTCCCTGCCCCGCTGCTCCTCGCGTGGCTCGCCGCGATCTTCGAGATCGGGCTGGCGCTCGCCTTCCTGACCGGCGCGGCCTTTTCCGAGGCGGCGCTCGCCGCCGGGGTCTACGTGATCTTCCTCGCCTTTGCCTTCCACGGCCCCGCGCACTGGGAGGCAAACCAGGCGGAGTTCGGCTTCTTCGTCGATCACTTCACCTTCCTCGCCGGGCTGCTCTTTGCCGCCGTCCACGGGCCGGGCCGCGCGCTCGCGCTCCGCTGGCACCTCTGGCCCCGCCCCGGGGCCGGACAGACCGCCTGA
- a CDS encoding SRPBCC family protein: MPSTITLHRVLSTSPEKLYRAFLEPDALAKWLPPDGFTCTVHSLEPQEGGSFRMSFRNFTTGGSHSFGGTYVELIPNEKLVYTDVFDDPNLPGEMRVTVTLRAVSVGTDISIVQEGVPDVIPPEACYLGWQQSLASLARLAEPDIPQ; this comes from the coding sequence ATGCCCAGCACCATCACGCTTCACCGGGTCCTCTCGACCAGCCCCGAAAAGCTCTACCGCGCCTTCCTCGAGCCCGACGCGCTGGCCAAGTGGCTGCCGCCCGACGGCTTCACCTGCACCGTGCACAGCCTCGAGCCGCAGGAAGGCGGCAGCTTCCGGATGAGCTTCCGCAACTTCACCACCGGCGGCAGCCATTCCTTCGGCGGCACCTATGTCGAGCTGATCCCGAACGAGAAGCTCGTCTACACCGACGTCTTCGACGACCCGAACCTGCCCGGCGAGATGCGCGTGACCGTGACGCTCCGCGCCGTCTCTGTCGGCACCGACATCAGCATCGTGCAGGAGGGCGTGCCCGACGTGATCCCGCCCGAGGCCTGCTATCTCGGCTGGCAGCAATCCCTCGCCAGTCTCGCCCGGCTCGCCGAGCCCGACATCCCGCAATGA
- a CDS encoding YciI family protein, translated as MKYLCLVYLDHENWSACPDPVCADYAQQLAERQVLVAGEALHPVGSATTVRVRNGQAQLYDGPFAETKELLAGFYLVEARDLNEAIRIAGGIPPAKYGSIEVRPVRQLDLGTAAS; from the coding sequence ATGAAATACCTCTGCCTTGTCTATCTCGACCACGAGAACTGGAGCGCCTGCCCCGACCCGGTCTGCGCCGATTACGCGCAGCAGTTGGCCGAGCGTCAGGTGCTGGTCGCCGGAGAGGCGCTGCATCCGGTGGGCAGCGCCACCACGGTGCGGGTGCGGAACGGGCAGGCGCAGCTCTACGACGGGCCCTTCGCCGAAACCAAGGAGCTGCTGGCCGGATTCTACCTCGTCGAGGCGCGCGACCTGAACGAGGCGATCCGCATCGCCGGCGGCATCCCCCCGGCGAAATACGGCAGCATCGAGGTCCGCCCGGTGCGCCAGCTCGATCTCGGCACCGCCGCGTCCTGA
- a CDS encoding RNA polymerase sigma factor → MTPTDPVQDLYRRENRRVFATLVRLLGDFDLAEDALQSAFLAAAQRWPRDGVPGNPVAWLVSAGRFRAIDALRRDRRMTPWSEAAEAAAEIPDGAMPPEDREAVEDDRLRLIFTCCHPSLSEEAAVALTLREICGLSTEAIARAFLVAPSTLAQRIVRAKSKIRDARIPYEVPETEALPARLGRVLRVVYLVFNEGHLAAQGSDLLRPDLTAEAIRLARLLAELIPDPEVLGLLALLLLQDSRRRARVTGAGDLVPLEAQDRTLWDREAIAEGTALVRRALGTRGFGSYALQAAIAALHAESPTPGATDWAEIAGLYDALLRIEPSPVIALNRAVAVAMRDGPDAGLALIEPLLAPGLLGGYHLAHAAKADLLRRAGRLGPARTSYEAALKLARQEPERRFLTARLAEIGG, encoded by the coding sequence GTGACCCCAACCGATCCAGTCCAGGACCTCTACCGGCGCGAGAACCGCCGCGTCTTCGCGACGCTGGTGCGGCTCCTGGGGGATTTCGACCTTGCCGAGGACGCGCTGCAGAGCGCCTTCCTCGCCGCCGCGCAACGCTGGCCGCGCGACGGCGTGCCGGGCAACCCCGTGGCATGGCTCGTCTCGGCCGGGCGCTTCCGCGCCATCGACGCGCTGCGGCGCGACCGGCGGATGACCCCGTGGAGCGAGGCCGCCGAGGCCGCCGCAGAGATCCCCGACGGCGCAATGCCCCCCGAGGACCGCGAGGCGGTGGAGGATGACCGGCTGCGGCTGATCTTCACCTGCTGCCACCCGAGCCTCTCGGAGGAAGCGGCGGTGGCGCTGACCCTGCGCGAGATCTGCGGGCTCTCGACCGAGGCCATCGCCCGCGCCTTCCTCGTCGCGCCATCGACGCTGGCGCAGCGCATCGTGCGCGCCAAGTCCAAGATCCGCGACGCGCGCATCCCCTACGAGGTGCCCGAGACGGAGGCGCTTCCGGCGCGGCTCGGACGGGTGCTGCGGGTCGTCTACCTCGTCTTCAACGAGGGTCACCTTGCCGCGCAGGGCAGCGACCTCCTGCGCCCCGACCTCACCGCCGAGGCGATCCGCCTCGCCCGGCTGCTGGCCGAGCTGATCCCCGATCCCGAGGTGCTGGGGCTGCTGGCGCTGCTGCTGCTGCAGGACTCGCGCCGCCGCGCCCGGGTCACCGGGGCGGGCGATCTCGTCCCGCTCGAGGCGCAGGACCGCACGCTCTGGGACCGCGAGGCCATTGCCGAGGGCACGGCGCTGGTGCGGCGGGCGCTGGGGACGCGCGGCTTCGGCTCCTACGCGCTGCAGGCCGCCATCGCCGCGCTGCATGCCGAGTCCCCCACCCCCGGGGCGACCGACTGGGCCGAGATCGCGGGGCTCTACGACGCGCTGCTGCGCATCGAGCCCTCGCCGGTGATCGCGCTCAACCGTGCCGTGGCGGTGGCGATGCGCGACGGGCCGGATGCGGGGCTGGCGCTGATCGAGCCGCTGCTCGCGCCGGGCCTGCTGGGGGGCTACCACCTTGCCCATGCCGCCAAGGCCGACCTGCTGCGCCGCGCGGGCCGTCTGGGACCGGCGCGGACCTCCTACGAAGCGGCGCTGAAGCTCGCCCGGCAGGAGCCCGAGCGGCGCTTCCTGACTGCCCGGCTGGCGGAAATCGGCGGCTGA
- a CDS encoding FAD-linked oxidase C-terminal domain-containing protein codes for MPVAAALEALDAFLGERFTRSKSELEQHGRSESYFPLTPPDGVAYPETAEEVQRIVQICAEHACPVIGWGAGSSLEGHGQAVKGGVVVDFTRMNKVLEIRPADMDVTIQPGVTREALNEELRATGLFFPVDPGANATLGGMAMTRASGTTTVRYGSMRDNVLGLKVVLADGRAIETGTPARKSAAGYDLTALFVGSEGTLGLVTELTLRLHGIPEAVSAGICAFPDMGSAVTAVMETIQMGIPMARIEFVDAATARAFSAYSGMTMAERPHLLVEFNGSPESVKQDAERFAEIVADNGGSPFEWSAREEERRALWALRHNGYYAILASRKGARAVVTDICVPISRLAQAVEETQADIAESAIPGPILGHVGDGNFHAILLVDPDRPEELTEAKRLSHRMAERALRLGGTCTGEHGVGHGKLAYMEEEHGQGWHVMGEIKRALDPQNIMNPGKLVPQD; via the coding sequence ATGCCCGTCGCCGCAGCCCTGGAGGCTCTTGATGCCTTCCTAGGCGAACGATTTACCCGCTCCAAGTCCGAACTGGAGCAGCATGGCCGTTCCGAGTCCTATTTCCCCCTCACCCCGCCCGACGGCGTCGCCTACCCGGAGACCGCCGAGGAGGTGCAGCGCATCGTGCAGATCTGCGCCGAGCACGCCTGCCCGGTGATCGGCTGGGGCGCGGGCAGCTCGCTCGAGGGCCACGGACAGGCGGTGAAGGGCGGCGTGGTCGTCGATTTCACCCGCATGAACAAGGTGCTGGAGATTCGCCCCGCCGACATGGACGTGACCATCCAGCCCGGCGTCACCCGCGAGGCGCTGAACGAGGAGCTGCGCGCCACCGGGCTCTTCTTCCCCGTCGATCCCGGCGCGAACGCCACGCTCGGCGGCATGGCGATGACCCGCGCCTCGGGCACCACCACGGTGCGCTACGGCTCGATGCGCGACAACGTGCTGGGGCTGAAGGTCGTGCTCGCCGACGGCCGTGCGATCGAGACCGGCACCCCCGCCCGCAAATCGGCGGCGGGCTATGACCTCACCGCGCTCTTCGTCGGGTCCGAGGGCACGCTCGGCCTCGTCACCGAGCTCACGCTGCGCCTGCATGGCATCCCCGAGGCGGTCTCGGCGGGCATCTGCGCCTTTCCCGACATGGGCAGCGCGGTCACCGCGGTGATGGAGACGATCCAGATGGGCATCCCCATGGCCCGGATCGAGTTCGTCGATGCCGCCACCGCCCGCGCCTTCTCAGCCTACTCGGGCATGACCATGGCCGAGCGCCCGCACCTGCTGGTCGAGTTCAACGGCTCGCCCGAGAGCGTCAAGCAGGACGCCGAGCGCTTTGCCGAGATCGTCGCCGACAACGGCGGCAGCCCGTTCGAATGGTCCGCCCGCGAGGAGGAGCGCCGCGCGCTCTGGGCGCTGCGCCACAACGGCTATTACGCCATCCTCGCCTCGCGCAAGGGCGCGCGGGCGGTGGTGACCGACATCTGCGTTCCGATCTCGCGCCTTGCGCAGGCGGTCGAGGAGACGCAGGCCGACATTGCCGAAAGCGCCATCCCCGGCCCGATCCTCGGCCACGTCGGCGACGGCAACTTCCACGCCATCCTGCTGGTCGACCCCGACAGGCCCGAGGAGCTGACCGAGGCCAAGCGCCTGTCGCACCGCATGGCCGAGCGCGCCCTGCGCCTCGGCGGCACCTGCACCGGCGAGCACGGCGTCGGCCATGGCAAGCTGGCCTACATGGAAGAAGAGCACGGGCAGGGCTGGCACGTGATGGGCGAGATCAAGCGCGCGCTCGATCCGCAGAACATCATGAACCCCGGCAAGCTGGTACCGCAGGACTGA